A window of Neisseria canis contains these coding sequences:
- a CDS encoding acetyltransferase produces MTDISASSSKKLVILGAGGHAKVVLDTALLMRKWSEIVFVDDFHNSENHFMGIPLLGDSSLLGKSICPDQYDAVVAVGDNVVRGRMLNLAKELGFTLPCLYHPSAIISQFATIGEGSVLFAQTVVNADAKIGRGAIINTASSVDHDSVLGDFVHISPGARLAGNTHVGDFSWVGIGSCTREGSTIGSHCIVGAGAVVLGDLPDNTTAVGVPAKALK; encoded by the coding sequence ATGACGGATATTTCAGCTTCCTCCTCCAAAAAACTGGTTATTCTCGGTGCCGGCGGACATGCCAAAGTAGTATTGGATACCGCCCTACTCATGAGAAAATGGTCGGAAATAGTATTTGTGGACGACTTCCACAACAGTGAAAACCATTTCATGGGCATTCCGTTATTGGGCGACAGCAGCCTGCTTGGAAAAAGCATCTGCCCAGACCAATACGACGCCGTTGTTGCCGTTGGCGATAATGTGGTACGCGGCAGAATGCTCAATCTTGCAAAAGAGCTGGGCTTTACGCTGCCCTGCCTGTATCACCCCAGCGCCATCATCAGCCAATTCGCCACAATCGGGGAAGGCAGCGTGTTATTCGCCCAAACAGTCGTTAATGCCGATGCCAAAATCGGCAGAGGTGCCATTATCAATACCGCGTCATCTGTAGACCACGATAGCGTTTTAGGCGATTTCGTCCACATCAGCCCCGGAGCACGCCTGGCCGGAAACACCCATGTAGGCGATTTCAGTTGGGTGGGAATCGGCAGCTGCACCCGGGAAGGCAGCACAATCGGCAGTCATTGCATCGTTGGCGCCGGCGCCGTGGTGCTTGGTGATTTGCCTGATAACACTACGGCAGTAGGTGTCCCCGCAAAGGCACTCAAGTAA
- a CDS encoding PTS sugar transporter subunit IIA, which translates to MIGVIILTHQSLDEAFRTLTQHFFPDIPDNIRLLGVKNSEDHDDVIRQINQLMEEINADQGVLVLTDIFGATPCNAARKLVIPNKTAMLTGLNVPMMIKAIQHSGSSIDLAEFTAKVKQAAINGIIDITSPNGGVCSS; encoded by the coding sequence ATGATCGGTGTTATCATCCTCACCCATCAATCACTTGATGAGGCATTTCGTACATTAACGCAACATTTTTTCCCCGACATACCCGACAACATCCGCCTGCTCGGTGTTAAAAACAGCGAAGACCATGATGATGTGATCCGGCAAATCAACCAATTAATGGAAGAAATCAACGCCGATCAGGGCGTGCTCGTACTCACCGATATATTCGGCGCCACACCCTGCAATGCCGCCCGAAAACTGGTGATTCCCAACAAAACCGCCATGCTTACCGGTTTAAATGTGCCAATGATGATTAAAGCCATCCAACACTCCGGCAGCAGCATCGATTTAGCCGAATTTACCGCCAAAGTCAAACAAGCCGCCATAAACGGCATTATCGATATTACTTCACCAAACGGAGGGGTCTGCTCATCATGA
- the lpxB gene encoding lipid-A-disaccharide synthase codes for MTSPKPLTIAMCAGEASGDLLGAHLIKAIQKHRPDARFIGIGGPQMLALGFESLYEQEKLAVRGFAEVIKRLPEILKIRKGLTKQMLSLKPDIFVGIDAPDFNLGVEAKLKQAGIPTIHYVSPSVWAWRRERVNKIVTQTNKVLCLFPMEPQLYTEAGGKAEFIGHPLAETMPMDTDKNAARDTLGIPREIPVFALLPGSRVSEIDYMAPVFLEAACLLQQRYPLARFVLPAATEATRRRLRLLLAKPSFSQLDVLMTEGNATLAATAADVVIVTSGTATLEVALCKRPMVISYKISPLTYAYVRPKIKVPHVGLPNILLDKEAVPELMQDMAKPEFIALAAAKWYESPERIASLKADFYHLHELLKKDTANLAAEAVLQEAKI; via the coding sequence ATGACATCCCCCAAGCCTCTGACTATTGCCATGTGCGCAGGAGAAGCCTCCGGCGATCTGCTTGGCGCACATTTGATCAAAGCCATCCAAAAACACCGCCCCGACGCCCGATTCATCGGTATCGGCGGCCCCCAAATGCTGGCTCTTGGTTTTGAAAGCCTTTACGAGCAAGAAAAATTGGCCGTCCGCGGGTTTGCCGAAGTCATCAAACGCCTGCCTGAAATTTTAAAAATACGGAAAGGCCTGACAAAACAAATGTTGTCATTAAAGCCTGATATTTTCGTGGGAATCGACGCTCCGGACTTTAATCTCGGCGTAGAAGCCAAGCTCAAACAAGCCGGCATACCCACCATTCATTATGTAAGCCCTTCAGTTTGGGCGTGGCGGCGCGAGCGGGTCAACAAAATTGTTACCCAAACCAACAAAGTGCTCTGCCTATTCCCAATGGAACCCCAGCTTTACACGGAAGCAGGTGGGAAAGCCGAGTTTATCGGCCATCCGTTAGCCGAAACCATGCCTATGGATACGGACAAAAATGCCGCCCGTGACACATTGGGCATCCCGAGGGAAATTCCCGTCTTCGCGCTGCTACCGGGCAGCCGTGTCAGCGAAATCGATTACATGGCGCCAGTTTTTCTGGAAGCCGCCTGCCTTCTGCAACAACGCTACCCCTTGGCCCGTTTCGTTTTACCCGCCGCCACGGAGGCCACACGCCGCCGCCTGCGGCTTTTGCTGGCCAAACCCAGCTTCAGCCAACTGGATGTTCTGATGACCGAAGGCAACGCCACGCTTGCGGCCACCGCAGCGGATGTGGTTATCGTAACCAGCGGCACCGCTACTTTGGAAGTTGCCTTATGCAAACGGCCGATGGTGATCAGCTACAAAATCTCCCCGCTTACCTATGCTTATGTTCGCCCCAAAATTAAAGTACCCCATGTAGGCTTGCCCAATATCCTGCTCGACAAAGAGGCCGTACCCGAACTTATGCAAGATATGGCAAAACCCGAATTTATCGCTTTGGCGGCCGCCAAATGGTATGAATCCCCCGAGCGGATTGCCTCCCTTAAAGCAGACTTTTACCATCTGCACGAACTGCTGAAAAAAGACACCGCCAACCTTGCCGCCGAAGCTGTATTGCAAGAAGCTAAAATATAA
- the lpxA gene encoding acyl-ACP--UDP-N-acetylglucosamine O-acyltransferase, translating to MSLIHPTAIIDPKAELDSSVKVGAYTVIGSNVQIGAGTEIGPHTVIEGHTTIGENNRIFQFASLGAQPQDKKYRDEPTRLIIGNGNTIREFTTFNTGTVTGIGETRIGDDNWLMAYVHIAHDCVIGNHTIFANNASLAGHVTIGDWVILGGYTLVFQFCIIGDHAMTAFAAGVHKDVPPYVMAAGYRAEPSGLNTEGMRRRGFTPEQIANVKNIYKLIYRQGLSLEEAKQQVLALSESAPELHAFKPFFEASTRGIVR from the coding sequence ATGAGTTTGATTCACCCTACTGCCATTATCGATCCCAAAGCGGAACTGGACAGCAGCGTCAAAGTCGGCGCCTATACCGTTATCGGCTCTAATGTGCAAATCGGCGCCGGCACCGAAATCGGCCCGCATACGGTTATCGAAGGTCATACCACCATCGGCGAAAACAACCGGATTTTCCAATTCGCTTCACTCGGCGCACAACCTCAAGATAAAAAATACCGCGACGAGCCTACGCGATTGATTATCGGCAACGGCAATACCATCCGCGAATTCACAACATTCAACACCGGCACCGTTACCGGCATAGGCGAAACCCGCATAGGTGATGACAACTGGCTGATGGCTTATGTGCACATTGCACACGATTGCGTGATCGGCAACCACACTATTTTTGCCAACAACGCCTCGCTCGCAGGCCACGTTACCATTGGCGACTGGGTAATTCTCGGAGGTTACACGCTCGTTTTCCAGTTTTGCATCATCGGCGACCATGCCATGACGGCATTCGCAGCAGGCGTACACAAAGACGTTCCGCCTTACGTTATGGCGGCAGGCTACCGCGCAGAACCTTCGGGCCTCAACACCGAAGGTATGCGCAGGCGCGGCTTTACCCCCGAACAAATTGCCAACGTGAAAAATATTTATAAACTGATTTACCGCCAAGGCCTGAGTTTGGAAGAAGCCAAGCAACAAGTTTTGGCACTGAGCGAAAGCGCCCCGGAATTGCATGCCTTCAAACCGTTTTTTGAAGCTTCCACCCGCGGAATTGTGCGTTAA
- the bamA gene encoding outer membrane protein assembly factor BamA, with translation MKLKKITAALVLMGIAPLALADFTIRDIRIEGLQSTEPVTVFSYLPVKVGDTFTDARGEEIVKELYATGFFDDVRVETMGDQVLLTVIERPTISELTITGAKSLPADAIKKNLASFGLGQSQPFSQAKLNQAVSGLKEEYVNRGKQMVNITPTVNKLARNRVSIDLKIEEGKTTKIADIRFEGNEKYSDRRLLRQMSLSEGSMWSWLTKSNQFNQEKFNQDMERLSDFYQNNGYFDFRILDADVQTAEEDKAKQTITVKLHEGERYRWGNVTIEGDTNEVPKEDLYKLLKMKEGKWYERELMVQSLQDIQNAMGSAGYAYSEVNVQPRPNPETGKVDFVLLVDPGRKVYVNEINITGNNKTRDEVIRRELRQLESAPYDSSKLQRSKERVELLGYFDNVKFDAKPVEGTPDQVDIDMSVEERSTGSLDLSAGWVQDTGLVVSFGVAQDNLFGTGKSLSARLSRSKTTKNASLSFTDPYFTPDGISLGYDLYGKIYDPRKSDTTTRQQYKTTTFGAGVRTGIPVTEYDRINLGLAPEHFKVNTYENAPKRYRDFVKEYGKLNNESTGEGSFSGWTLKGTLGWGRNKTDNALWPTRGYLTDVNLEAGLPGGDLQYYSLTHNQKWFFPLNKNLTLMLGGNIGYADGYSKTKELPFFENFYGGGLGSVRGYESGTLGPKVYDREGDKVSYGGNKMVAGTAELLFPFPGVKDSRTVRLSLFADAGSVWDGKTYNDDSSDRRHTDNTPQNVYGLGNTHKSTFKEELRYSAGAAVTWISPLGPMKFSYAYPIKKKPTDEIQRFQFQLGTTF, from the coding sequence ATGAAACTGAAAAAGATTACCGCTGCTTTAGTATTAATGGGGATTGCTCCGCTGGCCCTAGCCGATTTCACCATTAGAGACATCCGCATCGAGGGCTTGCAAAGTACCGAGCCGGTAACAGTGTTCTCTTATCTGCCTGTAAAAGTGGGCGATACATTTACCGATGCTCGCGGAGAAGAAATTGTCAAAGAGCTTTATGCTACCGGTTTCTTTGACGACGTTCGCGTAGAAACCATGGGCGATCAGGTTCTGCTGACTGTAATTGAGCGTCCCACCATCAGTGAGCTGACCATTACCGGCGCAAAATCGCTGCCGGCTGACGCCATCAAGAAAAATTTAGCTTCCTTCGGTTTGGGCCAGTCCCAACCTTTCAGTCAGGCCAAACTCAATCAGGCAGTAAGCGGCTTGAAAGAGGAATATGTTAACCGCGGCAAACAAATGGTCAATATTACGCCAACCGTTAACAAACTGGCTCGTAATCGTGTATCAATCGACCTCAAAATCGAAGAAGGCAAAACCACTAAAATTGCAGATATCCGTTTTGAAGGCAATGAGAAATATTCAGACCGCCGCTTGCTCAGACAAATGTCGCTCAGCGAAGGCAGCATGTGGAGCTGGTTGACCAAAAGCAATCAATTTAACCAAGAAAAATTCAACCAAGACATGGAGCGCCTGAGCGATTTCTACCAAAACAACGGTTATTTTGACTTCCGCATTTTAGATGCAGATGTACAAACCGCTGAAGAAGATAAGGCCAAGCAAACCATTACAGTCAAACTGCATGAAGGCGAACGCTATCGTTGGGGCAATGTAACCATCGAAGGCGATACGAATGAAGTGCCTAAAGAAGACTTATACAAATTGCTGAAAATGAAAGAAGGCAAATGGTATGAGCGCGAACTGATGGTGCAAAGCCTTCAAGACATTCAAAATGCCATGGGTAGCGCCGGTTATGCATACAGCGAAGTAAACGTACAGCCGCGCCCAAATCCGGAAACAGGCAAAGTTGACTTTGTTTTGCTCGTTGATCCGGGCCGCAAAGTTTATGTAAATGAAATCAACATTACCGGCAACAACAAAACGCGAGACGAAGTCATCCGCCGCGAACTGCGCCAATTGGAATCCGCGCCTTATGATTCTTCCAAGCTGCAACGCTCAAAAGAGCGCGTGGAGCTGCTGGGTTATTTTGACAATGTGAAGTTTGATGCGAAACCGGTAGAAGGAACGCCCGACCAAGTCGATATAGATATGAGCGTTGAAGAACGCTCAACCGGCTCGTTGGATTTAAGCGCAGGCTGGGTACAGGACACCGGCTTGGTCGTGTCTTTCGGTGTGGCACAAGATAATCTGTTTGGTACAGGCAAATCTCTTTCCGCCCGCTTATCCCGCAGCAAAACCACTAAAAATGCTTCTTTGTCATTTACCGATCCTTATTTCACGCCCGACGGCATCAGCTTAGGCTATGATTTATACGGTAAAATCTATGACCCGAGAAAATCCGACACCACAACCCGCCAGCAATACAAAACCACTACATTCGGTGCAGGTGTCCGCACAGGCATTCCGGTTACCGAGTACGATCGAATCAACTTAGGCTTGGCGCCGGAGCATTTTAAAGTAAACACCTATGAAAATGCACCGAAGCGCTATCGTGATTTTGTAAAAGAATATGGCAAACTTAATAATGAAAGCACCGGCGAAGGTTCATTCAGCGGCTGGACTTTGAAAGGCACTCTGGGCTGGGGTCGCAATAAAACCGATAATGCATTATGGCCGACCCGCGGTTACTTGACGGATGTGAATCTTGAAGCCGGTTTGCCGGGCGGTGATTTGCAATACTACAGCCTAACCCATAATCAAAAATGGTTTTTCCCTTTAAATAAAAACCTTACCTTGATGTTGGGAGGCAATATCGGCTATGCCGACGGTTACAGCAAAACTAAAGAGTTGCCTTTCTTTGAAAATTTCTATGGCGGCGGTTTAGGTTCTGTGCGCGGTTATGAGAGCGGCACGCTAGGCCCGAAAGTTTATGACCGTGAAGGTGACAAAGTAAGCTATGGCGGTAACAAAATGGTGGCAGGCACGGCTGAACTCCTCTTCCCATTCCCCGGCGTAAAAGACAGCCGTACTGTGCGTTTAAGCTTATTCGCTGATGCAGGCAGTGTGTGGGATGGTAAAACCTACAACGATGACAGCAGCGATAGGCGCCATACCGACAACACGCCGCAAAACGTTTATGGTTTGGGCAACACCCATAAGTCGACATTCAAGGAAGAGCTCCGTTATTCCGCAGGCGCGGCTGTCACTTGGATTTCACCATTAGGCCCGATGAAATTCAGCTATGCCTACCCGATTAAGAAAAAACCGACTGATGAAATCCAGCGTTTCCAATTTCAGTTGGGTACCACATTTTAG
- a CDS encoding HPr family phosphocarrier protein: MIKQSVEIINKLGLHARASSKFTQTASGFQSEVWVSRNGHRVNGKSIMGLMMLAAAKGTVIELETDGADEQAAMQALVGLIDDYFGEGE; this comes from the coding sequence ATGATTAAACAATCCGTCGAAATCATCAACAAGCTCGGCCTTCATGCACGGGCTTCCAGCAAATTCACCCAAACCGCATCAGGCTTTCAAAGCGAAGTGTGGGTCAGCCGCAACGGCCACCGCGTTAACGGCAAAAGCATTATGGGGCTGATGATGCTGGCTGCCGCAAAAGGCACGGTTATCGAACTTGAAACCGACGGTGCCGACGAACAAGCCGCCATGCAGGCATTGGTCGGCCTGATTGACGATTATTTCGGCGAAGGAGAATAA
- a CDS encoding OmpH family outer membrane protein, which produces MSRIHSVSRITAALVLSCCMAGGALAEGVQKLGFIDTERVYRESKQAQRIQTSLESEFASRQNKLQKMQQEGEALEKRLASGQIPETEREAAVKKLTDMIQEFRLEQAKLTEDYNLSRNEKFAALQQNANRVIIDLAKKEGYDLIIQDAVYVTGKFDITDQVIKLLNK; this is translated from the coding sequence ATGAGTAGAATCCATTCCGTTTCCCGCATTACGGCAGCTTTGGTGTTAAGCTGCTGTATGGCAGGCGGTGCTTTGGCCGAGGGCGTTCAAAAACTTGGATTTATTGATACTGAACGAGTATATCGCGAATCCAAACAAGCCCAACGTATTCAAACTTCCCTGGAAAGCGAGTTTGCCTCGCGCCAAAACAAATTGCAGAAAATGCAGCAAGAAGGCGAAGCATTGGAAAAACGCTTGGCTTCCGGTCAAATACCCGAAACAGAACGGGAAGCTGCGGTAAAAAAACTGACAGACATGATTCAGGAATTCCGCTTGGAGCAAGCGAAACTTACTGAAGATTACAATCTGAGCCGCAACGAAAAATTTGCAGCATTACAGCAAAATGCCAACCGCGTCATCATTGACCTGGCGAAAAAAGAAGGATACGACCTGATTATCCAAGATGCCGTTTATGTAACCGGGAAGTTCGACATTACCGACCAGGTTATCAAGCTGCTGAACAAATAG
- the ispC gene encoding 1-deoxy-D-xylulose-5-phosphate reductoisomerase, with the protein MMKQTLTILGATGSIGVNTLDVIARHPEKFEVFALAGHRQVSKLAEQCRTFRPKFAVVADEACAKELDACLKASRTATEVLFGGQALIDVAAAPEVTGVMAAIVGAAGLPATLAAAEKGKTVYLANKETLVVSGSLFMETAEKSGAKILPIDSEHNAIYQVLPEHYTDNPHKHGIQSIILTASGGPFLEADLNTFDNITPAQAVKHPNWSMGKKISVDSATMMNKGLELIEAHWLFQCPPEKLEVVIHPQSVIHSMVRYLDGSVLAQMGNPDMRTPIAYCLGLPERIEAGVKPLDFSSLSNLTFKTPDFSRFPCLKLAYQAMQTGGSAPCVLNAANEIAVDAFLAEKIRFTDIARVVAHCLSQNSSSDSSSIESLLAQDKQTRAEATQFIAAMRR; encoded by the coding sequence ATCATGAAACAAACTCTAACCATACTTGGTGCAACCGGCAGCATCGGCGTCAATACGCTCGACGTGATTGCCCGCCACCCTGAAAAATTCGAAGTTTTCGCACTGGCAGGCCATCGCCAAGTGAGCAAACTGGCTGAACAATGCCGCACTTTCCGCCCCAAATTTGCCGTTGTCGCGGATGAAGCCTGCGCCAAAGAGCTGGATGCCTGTCTGAAAGCAAGCCGCACAGCCACTGAAGTCTTGTTCGGCGGGCAAGCATTGATTGATGTTGCCGCCGCTCCTGAAGTAACCGGCGTTATGGCCGCCATTGTAGGTGCTGCCGGATTGCCTGCCACATTGGCTGCCGCAGAAAAAGGCAAAACCGTTTATCTGGCGAATAAAGAAACTTTGGTTGTTTCCGGCTCACTCTTCATGGAAACCGCCGAAAAATCGGGTGCAAAAATACTGCCCATTGATAGCGAACATAATGCTATTTACCAAGTTTTGCCCGAACATTACACAGATAATCCGCACAAGCACGGAATTCAGTCTATCATTCTGACCGCCTCAGGCGGCCCTTTCTTGGAGGCTGATTTAAATACGTTTGATAACATCACCCCTGCCCAAGCGGTAAAACACCCCAACTGGAGCATGGGCAAAAAAATCTCGGTTGATTCGGCCACGATGATGAACAAAGGGTTGGAGCTGATTGAAGCACATTGGCTGTTCCAATGCCCGCCTGAAAAGCTGGAAGTGGTTATCCACCCGCAAAGCGTAATCCACAGCATGGTGCGCTATCTTGACGGTTCGGTATTGGCACAAATGGGCAATCCGGATATGCGTACACCCATTGCATATTGCCTAGGCTTGCCGGAGCGCATAGAGGCAGGTGTAAAGCCTTTAGATTTCAGCAGCTTGAGCAACCTGACATTTAAAACACCGGATTTCAGCCGCTTCCCCTGCCTCAAACTGGCTTACCAAGCCATGCAGACAGGCGGCAGCGCACCCTGCGTTCTAAACGCAGCCAATGAAATCGCCGTCGATGCTTTTTTGGCAGAAAAAATCCGTTTCACCGATATCGCCCGCGTGGTAGCACATTGTTTGTCACAAAACTCTTCCAGCGATAGCAGCAGCATTGAAAGCCTGCTGGCACAAGACAAGCAAACCCGCGCCGAGGCAACACAGTTTATTGCGGCAATGCGCCGCTAG
- the fabZ gene encoding 3-hydroxyacyl-ACP dehydratase FabZ, with protein sequence MEIKLPIEVREIQNLLPHRFPFLLLDRIVAAEPGKSLTAIKNVSFNESFFQGHFPESPVMPGVLIIEAMAQACGVLAVLSQGSTQRREGEITLFAGLDNVRFKRQVIPGDQLVFEVELLAHKRGIGKFNAVAKVDGQLAVEAQIMCAQRIVE encoded by the coding sequence ATGGAAATCAAATTACCGATTGAAGTTCGTGAAATTCAAAACTTATTGCCTCACCGCTTTCCTTTTTTGCTATTGGATCGCATAGTTGCCGCTGAACCCGGCAAATCGCTTACCGCCATTAAAAACGTTTCCTTCAACGAATCGTTTTTTCAAGGCCACTTTCCCGAATCACCGGTGATGCCCGGCGTATTGATTATCGAAGCGATGGCGCAAGCCTGCGGCGTGCTGGCCGTGCTTTCACAGGGCAGTACGCAGCGCCGAGAAGGAGAAATCACACTCTTCGCAGGCTTGGATAATGTGCGCTTCAAGCGCCAAGTTATCCCCGGAGACCAGCTGGTTTTCGAAGTCGAGCTTTTAGCGCACAAACGCGGTATCGGCAAATTCAACGCCGTTGCCAAAGTAGACGGCCAGCTGGCCGTAGAAGCACAAATCATGTGTGCCCAACGTATTGTTGAATAG
- the lpxD gene encoding UDP-3-O-(3-hydroxymyristoyl)glucosamine N-acyltransferase: protein MASYTLSQIVAELGGEWRGEDIAVSGVRPLDSAEANHIGFLANPKYKATVAESSAGAVIVSPKVADEFNNRNLIIAADPYLYFAKTARLFSPIVKANSGIHPTAVIEPSATVPAGCEIGAHAYIGANTVLGEGCRILAGAVVEHDCTLGNEVVIHPNAVIYHGCTLGNRVEIHGGSVIGADGFGLAFAGDSWFKIPQTGGVTLHDDVEIGANSMIDRGAMTDTVVGRGTKIDNQVQIGHNCQIGEHTVIAACAGISGSTKIGSYCIIGGAAMFVGHIEIADKTTIGGGTAVTHSIKEPGHYATCYPMQTHKEWARNAVHIRHLSEMSKKIKQLEQDIAAMQHSNKA from the coding sequence ATGGCATCTTACACATTATCCCAAATTGTTGCGGAGCTTGGCGGAGAATGGCGCGGCGAAGATATCGCTGTGTCAGGCGTACGCCCGCTTGATAGCGCGGAAGCTAACCATATCGGTTTTTTGGCAAACCCGAAATACAAGGCAACCGTGGCTGAAAGTTCGGCCGGTGCCGTTATTGTCAGCCCTAAAGTGGCTGATGAATTCAATAACCGCAATCTTATCATCGCTGCCGACCCTTACTTATACTTCGCCAAAACTGCCAGATTGTTCTCCCCTATTGTCAAAGCCAATAGCGGCATACACCCTACCGCCGTTATCGAACCTTCGGCCACCGTGCCTGCCGGCTGTGAAATCGGCGCGCACGCCTATATCGGTGCGAATACTGTTTTAGGAGAAGGCTGCCGGATTTTGGCCGGCGCGGTTGTCGAACATGACTGCACACTCGGAAACGAAGTGGTAATCCACCCCAATGCGGTCATTTACCACGGCTGCACTTTAGGCAACCGTGTCGAAATACATGGCGGAAGCGTGATTGGTGCCGACGGCTTCGGTTTGGCTTTTGCCGGCGACTCTTGGTTTAAAATACCGCAAACCGGCGGTGTAACGCTGCACGATGATGTCGAAATCGGTGCCAACAGCATGATAGACAGAGGCGCCATGACCGACACAGTAGTAGGCCGCGGTACAAAAATCGACAATCAGGTACAAATCGGCCACAATTGCCAAATCGGCGAGCATACGGTTATTGCAGCCTGTGCTGGCATTTCAGGCAGCACAAAAATCGGTTCCTACTGCATTATCGGCGGGGCAGCCATGTTTGTCGGCCATATTGAAATTGCCGACAAAACCACTATCGGCGGCGGCACGGCCGTTACCCACTCGATTAAAGAACCGGGTCATTATGCCACCTGTTATCCAATGCAAACCCACAAAGAATGGGCGCGCAACGCAGTACATATACGGCATTTGAGCGAAATGTCGAAAAAAATCAAGCAACTTGAGCAAGACATCGCTGCTATGCAGCACTCAAACAAAGCATAA
- the rseP gene encoding RIP metalloprotease RseP: MLTIIAFLAAILLLVSLHEFGHYFVARRCGVKVLRFSVGFGKPFYTKKIGDTEWCLAPIPLGGYVKMVDSREGHVAEKDLPYAFDQQHPAKRIAIVAAGPITNLLLAVLLFGLSFSFGVTEIKPFIGTVEKHSIADKAGFREGDLILSVNGETVKDWADARTKITLNLDAGKVDIQVVDNQNQPALRQIDIAGTPEASLVAKRNGYIGLDAAKRSNLIGKIKENSPADKAGLKKGDLIVSVDGKMTPSWQDWSAIVQNSPGQKLMLGVVRNGQNLQIAIRPDSQETRNRNRLVGFIGVSSDIDKAWEEKISRKYTPSVSQAFKMGWDKTVEFSTLTAKFFGKLLTGQASINHISGPLTIADVAGKTAAISMQAYLEFLALVSVSLGVLNFMPVPVLDGGHLVFYTLEWLRGKPLSERVQMMGIRIGITAMLMLMLLAFFNDITRLFG; this comes from the coding sequence TTGCTGACCATTATTGCCTTTTTAGCGGCAATCCTGCTATTAGTAAGCCTGCACGAATTCGGCCATTATTTTGTTGCGCGCCGATGCGGCGTCAAAGTATTGCGCTTCAGCGTAGGCTTCGGCAAACCTTTCTATACCAAAAAAATCGGCGACACCGAATGGTGCCTCGCACCAATTCCGTTGGGCGGCTATGTTAAAATGGTCGACTCCCGCGAGGGTCATGTTGCCGAAAAAGATCTGCCCTATGCATTCGACCAACAACACCCCGCCAAGCGCATCGCCATCGTTGCAGCCGGCCCTATTACCAATTTGCTATTGGCCGTTTTATTGTTCGGATTGAGTTTTTCGTTTGGCGTTACCGAAATCAAACCTTTTATAGGCACGGTAGAAAAACACAGCATTGCCGACAAAGCCGGTTTTCGTGAAGGTGATTTGATTTTAAGCGTTAACGGAGAAACCGTTAAAGACTGGGCGGACGCCCGAACAAAAATCACATTAAATTTAGACGCCGGAAAAGTTGACATCCAGGTCGTCGACAACCAAAATCAGCCTGCCCTGCGCCAGATTGATATTGCCGGTACCCCGGAAGCATCACTGGTTGCCAAACGCAACGGCTATATCGGCTTAGATGCTGCAAAGCGTTCAAACCTGATTGGCAAAATCAAAGAAAACAGCCCTGCCGATAAGGCAGGATTGAAAAAAGGCGACCTTATTGTTTCCGTTGACGGTAAAATGACGCCTTCATGGCAAGATTGGAGCGCAATAGTACAAAACAGTCCCGGTCAGAAACTGATGTTGGGCGTTGTGCGTAACGGTCAAAACCTGCAAATTGCCATCCGCCCCGACTCTCAAGAAACACGTAACCGCAACCGCTTGGTAGGCTTTATTGGCGTTTCTTCCGACATCGACAAAGCTTGGGAAGAAAAAATCAGCCGCAAATACACCCCTTCGGTAAGCCAAGCTTTCAAAATGGGTTGGGACAAAACCGTAGAATTTTCAACGTTAACAGCAAAATTTTTCGGCAAGCTGCTGACAGGCCAAGCTTCTATTAACCATATATCCGGCCCTTTAACAATTGCTGACGTAGCCGGTAAAACAGCCGCTATCAGTATGCAGGCTTATTTAGAATTTTTAGCCTTGGTGAGTGTCAGCTTAGGCGTTTTGAATTTCATGCCTGTTCCCGTGCTTGACGGCGGTCATTTAGTGTTTTATACCCTAGAGTGGCTGCGCGGCAAACCTTTGAGCGAACGAGTGCAGATGATGGGCATACGTATCGGTATTACCGCTATGTTGATGCTGATGCTGCTGGCCTTCTTTAACGATATTACCCGTCTGTTTGGATAG